One uncultured Fusobacterium sp. genomic window, TTTGTATATATATTAGCAGCAGCAGGAATATTACAAGGAATATTGATACTGATCAATTTAGCATATCCTAGCTTTGCTACAACAGGAACATATGAAGTATTAAGTTTTATATCATGGACTCCATTTAGTTTCTTACCAATTTTAATAGCAATTACAGGGTCTAAACATTTTAAATGTAATACATATATAGCTGTTACATGTTGTGCAGCTTTAATAAATCCAACTTGGGTACAAATAGCTGGAAGAATAGCTGGAGGAGAGGAGATTAGCTTTTTAATTTTTAAATTAAATAGTATGACTTATGGATCAACAGTATTACCACCACTATTTTTAGTATGGTTACTTTCTTATCTAGAAAAATGGGTTGAAAAAAGAATCCCTGAAGTAGTAAAAGCTTTATTTGTTCCATTTATTTGTATGGTAATCATGGTTCCTTTAACAATTCTATTAATAGGACCTGTTACAAATGCAGGAGCTAATGGAGTATCTATAGGATTTAACTATTTAATGGATAATGCTCCAATGTTAGGAGGAGTTTTAATTAGTGGTTTTTGGCAAGTGTTTGTAATTTTTGGTGTACATTGGGGTGTAACTCCTATGATAATGGCAAACTTTGCTAATAATGGTTATGATTATTTCCAAGCTTATCAAACTTTAGCAGTAGTAGCACAAATGGCAGCAGCTTTTGGAGTATTTTTAAAAGCTAGAAATCAAGAATTTAAAAAAGTTGCCTTTTCAGCAGGAGTAACTGGAATATTTGGAATAACAGAGCCAGCTCTTTATGGAGTTACTCTTCGTTTGAAAAAACCATTTATATGTGCTTGTGTAGGTGGAGCTATTGGAGCAATTGTAATGAGTTTCTTCAA contains:
- a CDS encoding PTS transporter subunit EIIC, which gives rise to MAQVKNYPKLAADILKEVNGKENIVNVSRCATRLRLVLKETPSDLKERIQSLTGVITAVEKGGQFQIVIGTNVGKVYDEVIKLLGDDISSNVVEETKQPILNRVIATMSGVFAPFVYILAAAGILQGILILINLAYPSFATTGTYEVLSFISWTPFSFLPILIAITGSKHFKCNTYIAVTCCAALINPTWVQIAGRIAGGEEISFLIFKLNSMTYGSTVLPPLFLVWLLSYLEKWVEKRIPEVVKALFVPFICMVIMVPLTILLIGPVTNAGANGVSIGFNYLMDNAPMLGGVLISGFWQVFVIFGVHWGVTPMIMANFANNGYDYFQAYQTLAVVAQMAAAFGVFLKARNQEFKKVAFSAGVTGIFGITEPALYGVTLRLKKPFICACVGGAIGAIVMSFFNAMYFAYAGLPGLLTIVNAINPAEMSKFVGMVVGTVVSIVATIILIQVVGFDETKNNEK